Proteins co-encoded in one Salvia splendens isolate huo1 chromosome 4, SspV2, whole genome shotgun sequence genomic window:
- the LOC121800223 gene encoding uncharacterized protein LOC121800223 — MTSPSSQKTLNSINLLFSIKPPSVSHSSSMKLKTFIFSHLYSKARSLLLQIFKKKKQKKLYFSSFRLHYNWCSSSRTIYFNDYYPKSLRYDIGPAGECTGELSKYLQWLEDQESSNEIDRLADLFIADCHEKFKLEKQESYRLFQEMMARSV; from the coding sequence ATGACTTCCCCTTCATCACAAAAAACTCTCAACTCCATCAATCTCCTATTCTCCATCAAACCTCCCTCTGTTTCTCACTCATCATCAATGAAGCTCAAAACCTTCATCTTCTCCCATCTCTACTCCAAAGCCAGATCACTCctcctccaaatcttcaagaagaagaagcagaagaagcTCTATTTCAGCTCTTTCAGGCTGCATTATAACTGGTGTTCGTCTTCTCGGACTATATACTTCAATGATTATTACCCCAAGTCGCTCCGCTACGACATCGGGCCGGCTGGGGAGTGCACCGGAGAGCTGTCCAAGTACCTGCAGTGGCTGGAGGACCAAGAATCGTCCAATGAGATTGATAGGCTGGCCGATTTGTTCATTGCTGACTGCCATGAGAAATTCAAGCTGGAGAAGCAAGAGTCTTACAGATTATTTCAAGAAATGATGGCTAGAAGCGTTTGA